The Camelina sativa cultivar DH55 chromosome 16, Cs, whole genome shotgun sequence sequence aaaaaaaaaaaaaggaaaaaaaaaatattttttccaaaaaaaaaaaacagggatagaaaaaaaaaaaggttagaaaaacgaagaaaaaaagaacaaaaagaagcaaaaaaagcATTGAGTGTCTCCGGGCATTAGGCTCAAATTAGGGCATAACCCTTACCGGAGGCAGAGAACCtatgggaagaagaaaaatcgaGATTAGGCGAATCGAGAACAAAAGCAGTCGACAAGTCACTTTCTCCAAACGACGCAATGGTCTCATCGGCAAAGCTCGACAGCTTTCGATTCTCAGTATGAATCTTCCGTCGCCGTTGTCGTCGTCTCTGCCTCCGGAAAACTCTACAACTCTTCCTCCGGTTACGAGTAAGCTACTTTCCACTTCTGGATCTCTCTTACTCGAGTCTTGTGCTCATTCTGGTTAACATATGatcttagtgtttttttttttttcattttcaaataggaatttttattttctatattttaccTTTCACCTTTTACGAAATTTAATATTGCATGTGATTCAAGAAACTTTCCTACACGTGGTGATTCGTTCTCGATGATGTTGTTTAAGACTTTTAAGTAGTCTTTGTATCCATAGTttcattttcaagattctttttatatataaaaacaatatgtacattgttaaattttgagatttgttttttacatattGCAATGCACTTCCGATTGATTCGTTGAGAGATTAATTGGGGTTAATAGTAACATTAATCGAGTGTCTTTGGTTTCAATTGGAATCCCACATAGTACAATATATTGATCCGAAatgtttattttgtagtttcCCTTTGATGGATTTGTTGATTAAGTACCAAGTCCAAGAGTTTTTATAGTTGATTTTGATggtaattttagtgattaattGGATACTTTTTACATTGGTACTTACCACACATACTTCATTATATTACTTATCTAATCGGATATCGCTTTTCACCCATTTACTTCCTTTTAATCGTAAACAACTCTTTGTTGCTCGTCATGATGTTGCAATGAATTTAGTTTGGGTTTCTTTGCTAAAGTGGAAATCGATTGACGAATATAGAGATTGTTCAATGAATTTAATAGTCTTCTCACTTGTGTTATTTGTTGTGGATATTTCTAATTCCTTGAACTTTTGACATTTTTCTATCAATAAGAAATCTCATCCACTTCTCCTGtagaattatattttgaaaacgaTTATATTGATATTAACACTGAACTTTTTGAGAGTAATATTTTGAATGCTTTTATATAGAGCTTGTCGAAATGTAAATGTTACCCTTGTCACTATGTTTATACACAACTTATTCTCATTTCCTTGATGTTAAATCCATAAATGCTTGATcatgaaattaagaaaatatgttgAACTTTGTAACTAACAATGCACAGACTATAAATAAAAGGACCTTATCTATTTGCCTTCATTATACAATAGTAAAGCTCTAGTTGTAACTAATTTCTTTGGTGGTTCGTTTTACACATTGACAAAGTGGCACTATACAAAGTGTTCTGAGTTGAGATTAGTAGTCGTATGCATCTTAGTAattgttcctttcttcttttctttgtggttAATGTGAAATTACTAATTCACACCCTAAGATGCTACGAACTAATAAGATCGTATAAATATGTAACTGAAGTGAATTTAAAGCCAGCCTATGTTCATATAATTGCATTAATTAGATCATGGACAACACAAATTAGGATTAAAGTCGTGATCTTCTCTGAAATGCTAAACAACATTCGTGGCTTATCCTTTTTTTGGAGTATAAAGTTGGATACTAACACAAATAGTTGCAATATGTAACATTTGAATATAAGCCTTCTTTCCCTCTAGTTCGTTCTCTCTATAATAACCTTTGTTGATGCTATATCTTATTCGTAGTTTTGAAAATGGTTTTGCATAAATTATAGAtgcatttttgtttgttcttgatatCTCTAGCATGTCCAAGACATACAACATGCTGATGAACTTAAAGGCTTGGTAAGTTAGCTGAAAAATACAGTCAACTATTTTTCTGGATGGGTTTTCTGATGTTGTGAAGGGATTAAAAGCGCTGATCGAGTCggacatatataattaatgttttatatcTCAGACCGAATTTAATTCTGTTGGAAGATACACGAACTTCACAACCTTTCCCATCATTTTCTCCATGTGCAGGATCTTGCGGAAAAAACTTGGAATTATCTTGCACACAAGGAGTTATCAGACCGCCTTTTCTCTCCCTCTTTTTCTGatataaattactttttttcttttctcaattaATGAATAGAGAAAGCTTGAAGAACCAAATGACGATAATATAATTGTTGATTTTCTAATTTCTCTGGAGGAACAGCTCGGGGCTGCTCTGTCCGTAAGTAGCTAGGAAGGTATATCTTCTGCTACTATGAACATTGAACCAATTTATTCCATAAAATCTTCTGTTTAGTTAGTTTTCCAAGAACACTGTTTTGACATAATCCTTAatgccttgttgttgttgtagacAGAACTGATGATGGCGTGTGTGAAGTCCCTTCAAGAAAAGGttaatgatttggtttttatttgctATCAAGACCACGCACTAAATCTAGTTAATTAGCTCCAGGTGTATACTTTGGTCTTTGTCTTAGTTTCTGATTTATTCTTGGCTTCATTTAGAAATAGCCATCTCTTGATCAAATCCGACCTTTCCCTCATGAATCATCGAAATTGGATAAGGTTGGTTTGTTTCGAAAAGGAAACCTGACTGCAGATCGCTTCAATATATACTTGTTAGAAACTAATGACCATATGATCTTGTCCAAACAGGATAAGTTGCTGAGAGAAGAGAACCAGGTTCTGGCTAGCCAGGTAACCAATACCAGAATCTCTTATGCTTCTATATGCTAATTATCTACTTTATGCACCTCCACTATAGAGAGATACACACATATGCACttacataaaaacatataaacgtGTATATATCTCGTTTGAAGGACTTTGATGGATGTTATATATAGTGTTATCAATACTAACTATCTTATACATATGCGGTTAAAATTGTCTACACGCCGGTCTTTCGCAACATTTTTTTTGACTTGTATATACATGTCCTACCCACTAGCAGTTTCCGACTGTCAAATCAGTTGAGAGACAGTCATAAAGAAGCATTTCCAACCATTAACCGACGACAGTAAATTTGTCAGAAATTTGTTTGGTTGGAAATCGGTAGGAATTTTCCAACCGAAAAGGTGGTTGGAAATTCGTTAGTAATAAACGGTCGGAAATTTGTCAGAAATATTTAACCAATTTCCGACGATTTAAAAGTGGTTGGAACAAAATTACTGACGGTTTTCCAACTGAAATGTTTTTCGACcaaaagtattaaaatgaaTGGGTGCTAAtaattcatatttaaaaaaattatatcaaatttaaataaaataaagaaaattgtACAGAAATTAACATTGGAAAGGCTAAAGAAATAAGTCAAATCGTCAATTAAAAGTACCATAAAAATGGCTTTGAAAtctcaacaaaagaaattaatataatacacttaattgaattaaaacattaatctaCTCTTGagttttatcatcatcatcttttggATAAACATCTTCTTCGATCCATTTTactcgtttccttcttcttcaatggagTTGCACACATGGTCTCTACTTTGAATATCCATGTTTTGGCTTTATGACCAAATCTgcataaaagagaaagaacacttGAAATCATATAAGAGAGTACACGAACCAAAAATCTAAttctttattctaagaacaaaaaaaattaaaccagaGATCTGGAAAAAATAAAACCGATTcgttttgaaaccctaatttggattttaaaatcaaagtttctaatttggattttaaaatcaaagtttctaaTTTGGATTCTTTGAGTAGAACATCAAACTcatgaaaaccctaattaagcTGGTGTTCTTTTGAAATCAAttcaacaaatctaaaaaatcaaacatcCATGATGTAAGAAAAAATAACCTAAGCTGGTTTGGCTCTGCGAGACTTATCTTCCTCCTTTTCTGTACAAAGTTTTAGTCGGAACGTTCGTTGGAAAATTTTTAGCCGGAATGTTGGTTGCAAAACAGTTGGTAAATACTTATAGATATATTAGTCTGAATGTTCGTTAGTTacaattgtttaaaaaatttgacTGACTAATTtccaattatttaaaaatgttgGAAATGACCGACCGATTTTTAACCAAATTTTGTCGGAAAGTTCGGTTGGAAATTCAACCgaatttttaattaatggttGGAAATTGGTCGGAAAAAATTACTGACCAATAAATTAGTCAGAGATTTGGTCGGAATCAACGATGTTTTCTTGTAGCGAccaatgattttgtttcttccGTACTGAATCCACAGAAGGAGTCGTTTAATTTGGTAGATTATTGTATTGAAATTTATCCAAACATGATCCATATAATTGTAATACGCTCTTAAAATTATAGATATAGTCATATAGATATTAGAACTCAAATATAATCCGTATCCATTTAAGTGAAGCTTTGAATAGTAAGTTTAATTATCCAGTcctctgtcaaaaaaaaaaggcaataATAGTTGAAATTCCATAAGTTAACCGAAATGGTCAGCCCtaatttcataatttcaaaACCAATGAGATAGAAGAACTTGTTTATTactatttgttttggtttcttcggTGGTTTTATCGTTTCTGTGGGGATGATGATCGGACTCGGACCGGTCTAACAGACTGTGCAAGGAATAATTTCTACAAGAATCGAAATCTGGTCTCTTCGTCGCGTTAAAACGCACCGTTTTacttattactattattttctctctctcgttaaacaaaaacaaaaacaatctgACTTATTAGTGataggaaagaagaaaaaaaaaagtgagaaaaaacgaagaaaaaagaataaaaagaagtaaaaagcaCTGAGCGTCTCCAGACATTAGGCTCAAATTAGGGCATAACCCTCACCGGAGACAGATAAGCcatgggaagaagaaaaatcgaGATCAAGCGGATCGAGAACAAAAGCAGTCGACAAGTCACTTTCTCCAAGCGACGCAGTGGTCTCATCGACAAAGCTCGACAGCTTTCAATTCTCTGTGAATCTTCCATCGCTGTCGTCGTCGTCTCCGCCTCTGGAAAACTCTACAACTCTTCCTCCGGTGAAGAGTAAGCTACTTTCCTCTTTTGGGTCTTTCTTACTCGAGTCTTGTGcttattctctttctttaatTGTTTTCCCTATATAGAAACttcaaatctagggtttttttgtttccttcaaaTCAACTGAgattttctatttgttttatgTATGACTATAGCAGATCCGTGAGCTTTAACCTAATTTAAGATTAATCATTGTGATGGTTAACAtatgttcttggtgttttttttttttttttcatttccaaataggaatttttatttttattttacctttcaCCTTTTACGAAGTTTAATATTGCATGAGATTCAAGAAACTTTCCTACACGTGGTGATTCGTTCTCGATGTTGTTTAAGTAGTCTTTGTATCGATTATCGATAGTTTATATGTTGTTTCACTTTCaagattcgtttttttttttttcaaatgtaaGACCAATATGTATATTGTTAGATTTTGAGATTTGGTTTATATCCAATATTGCAATGCACGTCCGATAGATTTGTTGAGAGATTAATTGGGGTTAATGGTAACATTAATCGAGTGTCTTTGGTTTCAATTGGAATCCTAGCTACATTGTGCAATTTATTGATCcgagatgtttttttcttttctttgatggaTTTGTTGATTAAGTACCAAGTCCAAAGGGTTTATAGTTGTTTTTTATGGTTATCTGTAGTGCTTGGATACATTTTACATTGATACTTGCCACACATGAGGCCTTACTTATCTAATTGAATATCGGTTTTCACCCTTTTACTTCCCTTTTAATCATAATCGTTGCATGCATATGAaaccataaaaaatatatatgtcttgaTGAGCAACTCTTTGTTGCTCTTCAAGATGTTGCAATGAatttagttttggtttctttgctaAAGAAACTCAAACTGTAACTAAGTCCACTACTACCACGGTGGCCTTAGTGGGTTTATTAAGTTTATTAACTCAAACTGTTCAATGAATTTAATAGTCTTCTCAGTTGTGATATTTCTATCTCCATGAACTGTTGACCattattttttatctataagaaatcttatcttatattttgtggATATTTCTATTAATagtcttcttctacactttGAATGCGTTTACATTGGCATCGATATTAGAAGTGTGTTTTTATATGGAGCCTGTAGAAATATGGAAATGTAACCCTTGTCACTATGCGTTTATATAGCTCCTTCTCATTTCCCTCTGTTATATCCATAAATGCTTGATctgaaagaaaaacatgttaatTTGTAACTAACATTGCACAAATAAAAGTATTAGGACCTTTTCTTTTTGCCTTCATTTTACAATGGTCAAGCTCTTGTTGTAACTAATTTATTTGGTTGTTCCTTTTATACCCTGACAAAGTGTTTTGAGTTGAGATTAGTACGTACGTAGTCTTATGCATCTTACTAAATAGTAATTTAGTGTGAAATAGTAATTTCACAACTTAAGATGTTACGAAGTAGTAAGAACGTGTAAATAACTTGAGTGAATTTTAAGCCAGGCTATATTCATAATTTTGCATTAATAGATCATGGATAACACATATTAGGATTGAAGTCATGTCCTTTTCTCTGCAACTTTTGCTAAACAACTTCTGTggcttatctttttttttgttggagtaTCCTGACAATAAACTGTTAGTTACTAACACAAATTGTTGCATTATGTAACATCTGAATATAAGCATTTTTTTCCTCTGGTTCATTCTCTCTATAATAGCCTTTGTTGATGCTATATATCTTATTCgtagttttgaaaattgttttgcATAAATTATTGTTCTaatgcatttttgttttgtccttgATTTTACTAGCATGTCCCAGATCATCGAGCGCTATGACATACAACATGCTGATGAACTTAAAGCCTTAGTAAGTTAGCTAAGAAACACATTCAAATAGTCTTTCTGGTTGGGTTTTCTGATGGTATGAAGGGATAGAAGCGCTGATCGAGTCggacatatatataactaatgttttGAACTTGTCACACCGAACTTAATTCTCTAGAGTTACAGTAATTGTGTCTGTTGGAAGATACACGAACTTCACAATCTTTACAACCTTTCCCATCATTTTCTCCGTGTGCAGGATCTTGCGGAAAAAACTCGGAATTATCTTCCACACAAGGAGTTGCTAGAAATGGTCCAAAGGTTAGAATTAGACTGCcttttctctcctcttttttctgataaaaactactttttttccttttctcgaCTTATGGATACAGCAAGCTTGTAGAACCAAATGTGGATAATGTAAGTGtagattttctaatttctctGGAGGAACAGCTCGCGACTGCTCTGTCCATAAGTAGGGCTCGGAAGGTATATCTGCTGCTAGCTACCAAGTGATTGAACCAATTAATCCATAAAATCTTCTGTTTAGTTAGTTTTCCAATAACAGTTTTTTGACATAATCCTTAATGTCTTGTACTGTAGACAGAACTGATGATAGCCTCTGTGAAGTCCCTTCAAGAAAAGGTTACTGCTTTGGTTTTTATAATTGCTATCAAGACCATGTTGTAGGTTATGCTGGGCTTCATTTAGAAATAGCAGTTTTAAACTCTTGATCAAATTCGACCTTTTCCCTCATGAATCAACGAAATTTGTTGAGGACAGTTTATGTTTCGAGAAAGAAACCTTTCTGGAGATAGCTTCAATATATACGAACTAATGACCTTATGATCTTGTCCAAACAGGAGATGTTGCTGAGAGAAGAGAACCACGTTCTGGCTAGCCAGGTAAACAGAATCTCTTATGCTTTCTATATGCTAATTAATAACTTTATACACCTTCACTATAGAGAGATACACATACcttacataaaaatattaacGTTGAAGGACTTTGATGGATGCTACAAATTTAGTGGAACCCTAATATCTTATGTAtgtgaaaaagagaaaaaaaagattttaaaattcatgttAGGGTATAAAGTTATTAATTAGCTGttattaattcattttaaatttcATGTTAGTAGGAGCTGTAGAGAAAGAATTGTTGGACAATATCtcagtagattttttttttttttttttttttNNNNNNNNNNNNNNNNNNNNNNNNNNNNNNNNNNNNNNNNNNNNNNNNNattaatatatgtgaaatgtttatagaaaaaaagaaatgtaagaAAGTTTCTTACAGATGGGGAAGAACACGTTTATGGAAACCGAGGATGATCCAGGAACGTCATCGGAAAATAGCTCCAGAAACCAAACACCGGAGACTCTCCCGCTGCTCAAGTAATAACCACCATCATCAACGGCAGAGTGTTCACTTCAAATTTAAAGTCTGATTCagatttataaaaacaaatttgtaaattattaaaaagcTGCATAATCTCAAACCTTTTTTATCTTCCTCTAATGTGGAAATTAAGGTAGAACAAAAAAACCACGAAGCTTTTTCTCTATAAACAACAATTGTAATATTAAGATCAAGTGTATCGATCATTATCCTACCTTCGGAGACAAACATCAGAGTTCGTGTGTTTGTGTCTGAAAGTACGGATGGATTTATGGTTCTGCTTTCTTCGGCGTGAAGTCTTTGTTTtccctttattattatttaccgAGGATGTACGTAGCAAAGTTTAGTTGAAtctcttttaatttgatttaaatcCATATccgatattttgttttttgtggaACCTCCTAATAAATTAGTAAGAAATCAACTAAAGCCACCTGGAAATAAAACCGACACAGAATTCGGTTCGGTACGGTTCGCTTTAACATACCGAATATTGAATTCTGTTTCATGGTTTGGTTTTCTGATGATATAATAAGACCGTATGCCAAACTTGTTACACTAGTCGTATTTTGGTTTACTCTAATAATATTACACGATCCTCAACTTTTTACAAATACATTTATGTA is a genomic window containing:
- the LOC104751602 gene encoding agamous-like MADS-box protein AGL27 isoform X2 — translated: MGRRKIEIKRIENKSSRQVTFSKRRSGLIDKARQLSILCESSIAVVVVSASGKLYNSSSGEDMSQIIERYDIQHADELKALDLAEKTRNYLPHKELLEMVQSKLVEPNVDNVSVDFLISLEEQLATALSISRARKTELMIASVKSLQEKEMLLREENHVLASQKKRNVRKFLTDGEEHVYGNRG
- the LOC104751602 gene encoding agamous-like MADS-box protein AGL27 isoform X1 encodes the protein MGRRKIEIKRIENKSSRQVTFSKRRSGLIDKARQLSILCESSIAVVVVSASGKLYNSSSGEDMSQIIERYDIQHADELKALDLAEKTRNYLPHKELLEMVQSKLVEPNVDNVSVDFLISLEEQLATALSISRARKTELMIASVKSLQEKEMLLREENHVLASQMGKNTFMETEDDPGTSSENSSRNQTPETLPLLK
- the LOC104751602 gene encoding agamous-like MADS-box protein AGL27 isoform X3 is translated as MGRRKIEIKRIENKSSRQVTFSKRRSGLIDKARQLSILCESSIAVVVVSASGKLYNSSSGEDMSQIIERYDIQHADELKALDLAEKTRNYLPHKELLEMVQSKLVEPNVDNVSVDFLISLEEQLATALSISRARKN